One Nostoc sp. UHCC 0302 DNA window includes the following coding sequences:
- a CDS encoding response regulator, translating into MDDEGPIRELLRQNLSAEGYIVQEAKDGLEAIQQVKLELPDLLILDVTMPIMNGFETAAVLKNDLQSIDIPILILSVVEEQKRGYALGVDRYLTKPINTEELLKEVAALTSESRAKRKVLIVDENVPAAKIITQAIQLRGFDTFEASNGQDTIEKALITKPDLIIVDSMISDKHNLINTLRVEKDLKHIFFVLLSKPKTNSSH; encoded by the coding sequence GTGGATGATGAAGGCCCAATTCGGGAACTCCTCAGACAGAATCTCAGTGCAGAAGGCTACATAGTTCAAGAGGCAAAAGATGGTTTAGAGGCAATCCAACAGGTAAAGCTTGAACTTCCTGACCTATTGATCTTGGACGTAACAATGCCCATAATGAATGGGTTTGAGACTGCGGCAGTTCTGAAAAATGACCTGCAAAGCATAGACATCCCCATTTTAATTTTATCTGTCGTCGAAGAGCAAAAGCGGGGTTATGCTCTCGGTGTTGACAGGTATCTTACCAAACCGATTAACACCGAAGAATTGCTTAAAGAAGTTGCTGCCCTCACCTCTGAAAGTAGAGCCAAGAGAAAAGTTTTGATTGTGGATGAAAATGTGCCTGCTGCTAAGATAATTACCCAAGCAATACAGTTAAGAGGGTTTGATACTTTTGAAGCCTCAAATGGTCAGGATACTATCGAAAAAGCGCTTATAACTAAACCCGATTTGATTATTGTTGATTCCATGATTTCAGATAAGCATAATTTAATTAATACATTGAGAGTTGAAAAAGACTTGAAACACATATTCTTTGTTTTGTTATCAAAGCCAAAAACAAATAGCAGCCATTAG